A genomic stretch from Microcebus murinus isolate Inina chromosome 11, M.murinus_Inina_mat1.0, whole genome shotgun sequence includes:
- the HAPLN1 gene encoding hyaluronan and proteoglycan link protein 1 isoform X1, translated as MKSLLLLVLISICWADHHSDNYTLDHDRVIHIQAENGPRLLVEAEQARVFSHRGGNVTLPCKFYRDPTAFGSGMHKIRIKWTKLTSDYLKEVDVFVSMGYHKKTYGGYQGRVFLKGGSDNDASLVITDLTLEDYGRYKCEVIEGLEDDTAVVALDLQGVVFPYFPRLGRYNLNFHEAQQACLDQDAVIASFDQLYDAWRGGLDWCNAGWLSDGSVQYPITKPREPCGGQNTVPGVRNYGFWDKEKSRYDVFCFTSNFNGRFYYLIHPTKLTYDEAVQACLSDGAQIAKVGQIFAAWKLLGYDRCDAGWLADGSVRYPISRPRRRCSPTEAAVRFVGFPDKKHKLYGVYCFRAYN; from the exons cagAAAATGGCCCCCGTCTACTCGTGGAAGCAGAACAAGCCAGGGTGTTCTCACACAGAGGTGGCAATGTCACACTGCCATGTAAATTTTATCGAGACCCTACAGCATTTGGCTCAGGAATGCACAAAATCCGGATCAAGTGGACCAAGCTAACTTCGGATTACCTCAAGGAAGTGGATGTTTTTGTTTCCATGGGATACCACAAGAAAACCTATGGAGGCTACCAGGGTAGAGTGTTTCTGAAGGGAGGCAGTGATAACGATGCTTCTCTGGTAATCACAGACCTCACCCTGGAAGATTATGGGAGATACAAGTGTGAGGTGATTGAAGGATTAGAAGATGATACTGCTGTGGTAGCATTAGACTTACAAG GTGTGGTATTCCCTTACTTTCCACGACTGGGGCGCTACAATCTCAATTTTCACGAGGCGCAGCAGGCCTGTCTGGACCAGGACGCCGTGATCGCCTCGTTCGACCAGCTGTATGACGCCTGGCGGGGCGGGCTGGACTGGTGCAACGCCGGCTGGCTCAGCGATGGCTCTGTGCAATATCCCATCACAAAGCCCAGAGAGCCCTGCGGGGGCCAGAACACAGTGCCCGGCGTCAGGAACTACGGGTTTTGGGATAAAGAGAAAAGCAGATAtgatgttttctgttttacatcCAACTTCAATG GCCGTTTTTACTACCTGATCCACCCCACCAAACTGACCTACGACGAAGCGGTGCAAGCTTGTCTCAGCGACGGTGCTCAGATTGCAAAAGTGGGCCAGATATTCGCTGCCTGGAAACTTCTCGGATACGACCGCTGCGACGCGGGCTGGCTGGCCGACGGCAGCGTCCGCTATCCCATCTCCAGGCCACGAAGACGCTGCAGTCCCACGGAGGCTGCCGTGCGCTTCGTGGGCTTCCCAGATAAAAAGCATAAGCTGTATGGTGTCTATTGCTTCCGAGCATACAACTGA
- the HAPLN1 gene encoding hyaluronan and proteoglycan link protein 1 isoform X2: protein MKSLLLLVLISICWADHHSDNYTLDHDRVIHIQENGPRLLVEAEQARVFSHRGGNVTLPCKFYRDPTAFGSGMHKIRIKWTKLTSDYLKEVDVFVSMGYHKKTYGGYQGRVFLKGGSDNDASLVITDLTLEDYGRYKCEVIEGLEDDTAVVALDLQGVVFPYFPRLGRYNLNFHEAQQACLDQDAVIASFDQLYDAWRGGLDWCNAGWLSDGSVQYPITKPREPCGGQNTVPGVRNYGFWDKEKSRYDVFCFTSNFNGRFYYLIHPTKLTYDEAVQACLSDGAQIAKVGQIFAAWKLLGYDRCDAGWLADGSVRYPISRPRRRCSPTEAAVRFVGFPDKKHKLYGVYCFRAYN, encoded by the exons AAAATGGCCCCCGTCTACTCGTGGAAGCAGAACAAGCCAGGGTGTTCTCACACAGAGGTGGCAATGTCACACTGCCATGTAAATTTTATCGAGACCCTACAGCATTTGGCTCAGGAATGCACAAAATCCGGATCAAGTGGACCAAGCTAACTTCGGATTACCTCAAGGAAGTGGATGTTTTTGTTTCCATGGGATACCACAAGAAAACCTATGGAGGCTACCAGGGTAGAGTGTTTCTGAAGGGAGGCAGTGATAACGATGCTTCTCTGGTAATCACAGACCTCACCCTGGAAGATTATGGGAGATACAAGTGTGAGGTGATTGAAGGATTAGAAGATGATACTGCTGTGGTAGCATTAGACTTACAAG GTGTGGTATTCCCTTACTTTCCACGACTGGGGCGCTACAATCTCAATTTTCACGAGGCGCAGCAGGCCTGTCTGGACCAGGACGCCGTGATCGCCTCGTTCGACCAGCTGTATGACGCCTGGCGGGGCGGGCTGGACTGGTGCAACGCCGGCTGGCTCAGCGATGGCTCTGTGCAATATCCCATCACAAAGCCCAGAGAGCCCTGCGGGGGCCAGAACACAGTGCCCGGCGTCAGGAACTACGGGTTTTGGGATAAAGAGAAAAGCAGATAtgatgttttctgttttacatcCAACTTCAATG GCCGTTTTTACTACCTGATCCACCCCACCAAACTGACCTACGACGAAGCGGTGCAAGCTTGTCTCAGCGACGGTGCTCAGATTGCAAAAGTGGGCCAGATATTCGCTGCCTGGAAACTTCTCGGATACGACCGCTGCGACGCGGGCTGGCTGGCCGACGGCAGCGTCCGCTATCCCATCTCCAGGCCACGAAGACGCTGCAGTCCCACGGAGGCTGCCGTGCGCTTCGTGGGCTTCCCAGATAAAAAGCATAAGCTGTATGGTGTCTATTGCTTCCGAGCATACAACTGA